The Sus scrofa isolate TJ Tabasco breed Duroc chromosome 6, Sscrofa11.1, whole genome shotgun sequence region TTGGAATTCAGACTCCCAGTCAAATTTTATGAGACTCTAGGCCAAAGGAGTTCCCCCAAGGCTATAGGAAACTCCGTAAGTGTTGACTGAAGGGGTTTAGCCAGAGACACACCTGCCCAGAGTCTCTCGGCCCAGTTGACCGTCTGGGTTTATGGCACCCTCCTCCCAGAGACAGGAACTCAGGGAACAGGAACCCAGGCCCTTGGACTCAGGAGCCCAGGGCCCCAACCCCCTCTTCCCTTTGGTCCAAGAAGTCCAAGCCAGCACCCTCTCGAGGACCAGCAGCTAACTCACGAAGCGCCCGAAGCGGATGGAGTCTCCATCCTCAATGTGCAAATCAGCCTGGGCCCCACTAAGGCGGGAGATGACAGACTGGCAGCCGGGAAGGAGGGACCGGAGCAGCCCGGAGCCCGTAATGTGGTCCGCATGGCAGTGGGTGTTCActaggagagagaggagggccaGGTTCTGGAGGGCACGCAGGATTTCCAACCCCCGGCCCCCTCTTCCCTCATACCCTGCAGTTCGACCCCGGCCCCCAGCTTCCCTCTTCACTCTACCGCCCCGCCTCCTCAGGCCCAGAAGTACGGACCCCAAACTGACCAGCATACAGGAGCCGCAGTCCCAGCTCCTTGACCAACTGGGCATCCCGATGCGCCGTCTCCAGAACCGGGTCTATCAGAATGGCCTCTCGGACTCTCTGTCACCCAGGAGGTAAGTATAGGTGCAGCTCTTGGGCTCAAACagctgggaaaggggaggggggcaggttaAGGCACAGAACCAGACTCCCACTCACTGCGGACCAACCCCGAGTCCAGGCTTCAACTTGATTCTCCTCCTAAGATCCAGAAGCAGAAACtccagccccttctccctccttctcagagTCAGGAGTCTGGGACCTCCAAACTTTACTCCGTCTGAACCAATGAGTCCCAACTTCCATCCATCCCCAAATCTGGGCCCCCATCACCCTCTTCTGGAACGGACGCAAAAGTCCGGCCCCAAGCCCAGGGGGTCCTAGAACTCTCCCCTTTAAAGGACGCCGGAGTCTAGCCCTACGCCCCTTTCCGCAAAGATCCAAGCTTCGGAGCCCTGGTATCTCTCTTGATTTTAAAGACCCTGGAGTTCCGCCCCTGCGCCGCTCCCGAGTCCAGCCATCACCAACCTGCCGTAGGAGGATGGGGGCTCCAGACCCACGGTGTTGGCTGAGCTGCCGCCCAGCGACCCTCAGAGCGGCCATCGCGCCCGCGGCTGGGTGGAGACAGAGCTGAGTCTGAACGCCCGCGGAAGCCGGGTGCACCCAGGGATGACCCCGGAGGGGCGGGGCGGACGGGGCGGGGCCCGCCTTAAAGGGGCCGGGAGGTCCTGGGGGTGAGGACGCGGACGGACGGAAAAGGGCTGGGGGAGATAGATAGAAAACCGTGAGATCTAGGAAAACAAAGAACAGGGAGAcaccaaatccgactagtacccaggagaatggaggacgcgggttcgatccctggcctcgctctgtaggctggcagctacatctcggtttggacccctagcctgagagcttccatcaACCGagagagcggccctaaaaggacaaaaaaaggggggacgGGGCGAGGGAGACACACTGAGAGAAGCACAAACTTCTCTCCCTAGAGAAGGGAAACCCAACAAGAGACCCCAGTACACTTCCCAGCAAGcggtgggaagaaaaaaaaatgtatgttttggtgtcattagtgtcttttttttttctctttagggtcgcacccgaggcatatggaagttcccaggggtccaatcggagctacagctgccggccgtattcacagccacagaaacaggggatcagagccgcgtctgtgacctacaccacaactcatggcaactctggatcgcttacccactgagcagggccagggatcaaaggcatcctcatgtatactagtcggatgtttccgctgcgccacgatggcaactccccaGGGTCATTCGTGCCTTGAGGGGCTGTTGGGTGAGTCCCAGAACAACAGATTATctcattaaagtttatttttcgtttttaaattttattgttttttttttcttttaatgggctacacccgcggcatagggaagttcccaggctaagagatgaataggagctgcagctgcccacctaaaccacagctaaGGGCAATGCTGTGTCCTAGACCCGCCGTGTGAGGCCCGCATCCTCCTGGACTCTAgccgggttcattattgctgagccacaaggggaactcttgaTTACTGAATTTAATCATAacaaatcttcattttataagtaaggaaactgaggcttagaaagatgACGTCACTTGCCCCAGGTTACACAGCTGGAAAGTGCCAGTCTTGATTCCAGTTACTCAAGtaatctggctccagagccccaaTTATCCTTTCATATAATTCCCACCGCTCCCAGGACTGGCCAGTACATTATCCCTGTACATTATCAGGCTGAAGACCCACCCATGCTGGGATGGTTTATGGGAGCTTCGCTGTCATTCCTGTGCTGGGCGCGAAGGTGCGCCGTTACTTCCCAGGGGGCAAGGGTGCCAAGCAAGCCACCCCGCGCTTGCCACCAGGACCTCCAGCCAGGAACAAGGGCCCTGGACACTGCTGCCCTCCTCGCCTAGGTCCGTGGCACTGAGGTGGGAGATCCCGAATCACCCAATGGCGAAGAGTCCCAGGCGCTATGCTAATAACGTGACTTTAACCTTCCGCTCGCTTTGAGTCGGGAGTCCATCTCCCATTCTCTCTCGAAGAAATGGCTAGGTTTTTCTTGCCAAGGCCTTGAAACTGATTCGGGAGACGGGACTCAGAGGAATTCTCGAAAAGAAGGGAAAGTACACATGCTGAGCGCTGTCTCGGTGATCTCTGAGTGAGGTTTCCCCGTGTTAGCTTCTGCACGTGATTGACTCCAGTCAGCCACCGTAGGCCCCGCAAGCGGCGGTACTCTTTCCTCCAGTACTTAGGCTGATAGCTCTGCGCTTGCTCACCCACTTGCTGGCCTTGTGCACCCACCCACTCCTTCCATTTCGTCTCCCCTGCAGCAGCCTCCGCGGGCCGCGACTGCGCATGCGTACTGACGCCCTCACCGGCTCGGCGTGGGAGGAGGGGATGGAAATGAGGCTGGGTCCAGCAGCTCGCGCGcgctccctcccccgccctctcGTCGCAGGGCGCGCGCCGGGCGGTGCAGCTCCTAGGAGTCCGAAGGCAGCACCGCAGTGGCCGCGGCCGCCGAGGGAGGGGCCCGGAGCCCCGCCCCCGGGGAGGGGCCGTCCGCAGGTGAGAAGGGCAGGGGTCTGGGCCCAGACGCCTGGGTCTTCGGGAAGTGGATTGGGGGCTGAACGCCAGAACTCCCGAAGAGGGATCGATTGGGGTCCTGATGCATAGGTTCCAGAGGGGCTGCATTGGCGCCTGAGCCTTGCGAGGATGCATTGGTGCCCGAATGCCCTGATCCCATGGGGTTCGTGGAGGTCAAGACGTTTGGGACCTCTAGGGAGAAGTCCGTTAGGGGTCTCTGGATCGCAATGCACGAGCCACCCTCTGTCTGTGTTTTCCTTCAGGTCTCCCATCTACCTTCCACGGCTCCAACTCCATGCCGGGATTGAAATTTAGTGACAAGAAAGGGGCAGTTCACCCGGCGTCAGAGAACTGAGACTAAGCCTAGAGCTGGGTAAAGCTACCTGTTCGTTGTGAAATCTCGCCTACTGAGCTTGTAGGCCCCTCCCCTAGTACAGAGTTGCTGAGCAACCGACTTTGGGTCCCGTTTGTATAGCTCCAGCCAGCCGCATCTGAGGTTCCGTGGCCGGTTCCGCCCACTAGGAAGGCCCCGCCAGCTCCGCGCAGGGGGCCGCCAGGACTTGAAGTTGTAGAGACCCCGCCCACTCCGCTCGAAAGCTCAAACTCTGGGACTAAGTTCCAAACGGACTGCTTCTGGGTCGGACTTGCATAACCCCGCCTTACGGCAACCGCTACCCTCTCCTAATAGGATCTCAGACTTAAATAGACCCTGCTCCTAAGCAAACCGACCCTTGATAATAACCTCTCCAGTCCCATTCCCAACAGCCCGATAACCACCCGcgtctccccctctccctccctagGCCCTTCGTCTAGGTTCTTGGGCCGGCAAGATGCTGGAGCGAGATGTGGAGTCGGAGGCCGGGGGCACCGATCCTAGTCCCACTGGCAAGGAACCCGTGACCAAGGGAGAAGGTGAGAGCCGCTCCACCTGTGGGTAAGGGACATTGTCCAGGAATTGGGGCTAAGAGAAGCACATATTGAGGGAATCTCGGGGTGAAAGTTTGAGGGCCTAGAGTGATAACAATTTCGGATCCCCAAAGCTTGACGTTCTGGGCAATCCTCCAGGTTGTCCTTGGGAGGATTCGGTGATCCTTTCTAGAGGAGATGATGTGGGGGATTTCAGGGTGATCACTTGGGAAGATACTAGAACGGACACCTTAGTAGCTTTGGGGAGGCCTTAGCTCTGGGGTTCTTTCTAGGTAACCCGTTGGAGCCCCTTAGCAAGATGCATGGCAGGGGCTGAGGAGCAGGAACATGCCTTTTGGGGGATCTCAGTATGATCCAATAGATTATCAAGAACGAAGGGGAGCCTGGTCTAGACTCAGGGCGTTGGCTGCTTCATGGGAGCCCACCAACCCTCCTGTCCCCTAGCTCCCAACCAGGGTCCGCCGCAGAAGCCTAGCCAGTCGGTTCCAGGGCCCGCCACGTCCACGGGGGCACCTTCCAGACCCCGCCGGCGGCCCCCGCCCCAGCGCCCGCACCGCTGCCCTGACTGTGACAAGGCCTTCTCATACCCATCCAAGCTGGCCACGCACCGGCTGGCGCACGGCGGTGCCCGCCCGCACCCGTGCCCTGACTGTCCCAAGGCCTTCTCCTACCCCTCGAAGCTGGCGGCCCACCGCCTCACGCACAGCGGCGCCCGCCCGCACCCGTGCCCACACTGCCCAAAGGCCTTCGGCCACCGCTCCAAGCTGGCAGCCCACCTTTGGACCCATGCTCCTGCCCGCCCCTACCCATGCCCCGACTGTCCCAAGTCCTTCTGCTATCCCTCCAAGCTGGCGGCCCACCGCCACACACACCATGCCACCGATGCCCGCCCCTATCCTTGCCCCCACTGCCCTAAGGCTTTTTCATTCCCCTCCAAACTGGCTGCCCATCGCCTATGTCACGACCCCCCCACCGCTCCAGGCAACCAGGCCACCAGCCGGCATCGCTGCTCCAACTGCGGCCAGGCATTTGGCCAGAGACGCCTCCTGCTCATTCACCAACGAAGCCACCACCAGGCTGAGAGCCCTGGGGAGCGGGAGTGAGCCCTCCTCTTGGCTCACTGGCTTCCTCTGCTGGCAACCCCTGTCAATAAAGAGGTGGCATCTGAGCCAGGCTGTATGGACTTGCCTCTTCCAGGTAGCCAGAAGAGAGGTCAGCCCCTCCGGCCAAACTTAGAAGGCGGAGGAATTCCTtgtttgggggaaaggaaagTGCACCCATAGAGTTAGCACCCAGATGTTAGACCTGGAGGTCTGTTTTTTTCCCACCTCTTCACACAGCAAATGTTAAATGTCCGCTGGCATTGTGTGCTGGTTAGAAGCATGAGAAACACTCTGTGGTGAGTTTAAATTAGTGCCTCCACTTTGGCCATTGATTGTTTCTATAAAAAGTTTGAAATGCCCATATGCTCATGTCAACTgttccatttctaggaatttatccggTAGATAAGcaggtgaaaaaaacaaaaaccaggagttcctgtcatggctcagtggttaacgaatccgactgggaaccatgaggttgcgggtttgatccctggccttgctcagtgggttggggatctggcattgccgtgagctgtggtgtgggtcgcagatgcggctgggattccgtgttgctgtggttctggcgtaggccagtgactgcagctcagattcgactcctagcctgggaacctccatatgccgcgggagcagcccaagaaatggcaaaaaaaaaaaaaaaaaaaaaaaacccaaaaaccataAAGGTGCACAATGCACACCATCACTAGGGGACCAGATGAGAAAttatactacagccatagcacGGAAGATGTATCTCTAGGGGAAAAGGTAGCTCTACATGGAAGGATTCCCAAGATAGACAAAATAATCAAAGCAAGAACAAAGGGTGTACTACAATAgaagccgctcctgcggcatatggaggttcccaggctaggggcctaattggagctgtagccgccggcctacaccagagccacagcaacaccagatccgagccacgtctgtgacctacaccacagctcaaggcaacgctggatccttaacccactgagcaagggcagggatcaaacctggttcAGCcagttacaaatccaactaggatccatgaggatgggggctcAGTCCTGGccccatgaactgtgatgtagatcaaagactgggctcggatctggagttgctgtggctgtggtgtaggccggcggctgcagctcccgttctacccctagcctgggaattcacatatactgcaggtgcagccctaataaggaaaaaaaaattaaagcccaaGCTTTGGAGCCAACCCTCACACACTGATTAAGAGCCTCAGGCCCTAGACAAACTTCCTCACTTTGCTGGACTCAGAtgccttatctataaaatgggagtgttgaagttcctgtcatggcgcagtggttaacgaatctgactaggaaccatgaggttgcgggttcgatccctggccttgctcagtgggttaaagatctggtgttgccgtgagctgtggtgtaggtagcagatgcggcttggatccagcattggtgtgactctagtgtaggctggtggctacagctccaattagacccctagcctgggaacctctata contains the following coding sequences:
- the ZNF575 gene encoding zinc finger protein 575 isoform X1, with product MRTDALTGSAWEEGMEMRLGPAARARSLPRPLVAGRAPGGAAPRSPKAAPQWPRPPREGPGAPPPGRGRPQALRLGSWAGKMLERDVESEAGGTDPSPTGKEPVTKGEAPNQGPPQKPSQSVPGPATSTGAPSRPRRRPPPQRPHRCPDCDKAFSYPSKLATHRLAHGGARPHPCPDCPKAFSYPSKLAAHRLTHSGARPHPCPHCPKAFGHRSKLAAHLWTHAPARPYPCPDCPKSFCYPSKLAAHRHTHHATDARPYPCPHCPKAFSFPSKLAAHRLCHDPPTAPGNQATSRHRCSNCGQAFGQRRLLLIHQRSHHQAESPGERE
- the ETHE1 gene encoding LOW QUALITY PROTEIN: persulfide dioxygenase ETHE1, mitochondrial (The sequence of the model RefSeq protein was modified relative to this genomic sequence to represent the inferred CDS: inserted 1 base in 1 codon), with amino-acid sequence MALFRPSASSPPGPPGPFKAGPAPSAPPLRGHPWVHPASAGVQTQLCLHPAAGAMAALRVAGRQLSQHRGSGAPILLRQLFEPKSCTYTYLLGDREXREAILIDPVLETAHRDAQLVKELGLRLLYAVNTHCHADHITGSGLLRSLLPGCQSVISRLSGAQADLHIEDGDSIRFGRFALETRASPGHTPGCVTFVLNDQSMAFTGDALLIRGCGRTDFQQGCAKTLYHSVHERIFTLPGDCLIYPAHDYNGLTVSTVEEERTLNPRLTLSCEEFVKVMDNLKLPKPQQIDFAVPANMRCGVQTPPS
- the ZNF575 gene encoding zinc finger protein 575 isoform X2; amino-acid sequence: MLERDVESEAGGTDPSPTGKEPVTKGEAPNQGPPQKPSQSVPGPATSTGAPSRPRRRPPPQRPHRCPDCDKAFSYPSKLATHRLAHGGARPHPCPDCPKAFSYPSKLAAHRLTHSGARPHPCPHCPKAFGHRSKLAAHLWTHAPARPYPCPDCPKSFCYPSKLAAHRHTHHATDARPYPCPHCPKAFSFPSKLAAHRLCHDPPTAPGNQATSRHRCSNCGQAFGQRRLLLIHQRSHHQAESPGERE